In Elaeis guineensis isolate ETL-2024a chromosome 1, EG11, whole genome shotgun sequence, a genomic segment contains:
- the LOC105038423 gene encoding zinc-finger homeodomain protein 2-like, producing the protein MDLSVVPYGEMGRSKVDRGREPRAADGGGGGAEKYRECMKNHAAAIGGQVYDGCGEFMPGGKEGSLEALKCAACGCHRNFHRRAGFFCGDRCRPLLLKAAPSPSGFPVFLTPPPHPMPLPFHAIRPPPPPPPPPAAYQEDRSRVGSETPPQREEPAAAEGPRGAVRKRYRTKFTQEQKEKMQAFAEKLGWRIQKHDVVALEEFCVEVGVKRHVLKVWMHNNKNHLSSSSSSAATAAPAATAAPKPDATSAPPIRV; encoded by the coding sequence ATGGATTTAAGCGTAGTGCCGTACGGTGAAATGGGAAGAAGTAAAGTGGATCGGGGAAGAGAGCCGAGGGCGGCGGATGGCGGTGGCGGTGGCGCGGAGAAGTATAGAGAGTGTATGAAGAACCACGCTGCGGCGATCGGCGGCCAGGTGTATGACGGGTGCGGGGAGTTCATGccgggagggaaggaggggagtCTAGAGGCGCTAAAGTGCGCCGCGTGTGGCTGCCACCGGAATTTCCACCGGCGTGCTGGCTTCTTCTGTGGTGACCGCTGCCGCCCGCTCCTCCTCAAGGCGGCTCCGTCGCCGTCCGGCTTCCCTGTCTTCCTCACGCCACCGCCGCACCCGATGCCGCTGCCCTTCCACGCGATCCGCCCtcccccgccgccgccgccgccgccagcgGCCTAtcaagaagatcggagcagagtCGGGTCGGAGACGCCGCCCCAGCGGGAGGAGCCGGCGGCGGCGGAGGGGCCGCGCGGAGCTGTTCGGAAGCGGTATCGGACCAAATTCAcccaagaacagaaggagaagatGCAAGCGTTCGCGGAGAAGCTGGGTTGGCGGATCCAGAAGCACGACGTCGTTGCACTCGAGGAGTTCTGCGTCGAGGTTGGCGTAAAGCGTCACGTGCTCAAAGTGTGGATGCACAACAACAAGAACCACCTCTCCTCCTCTTCATCCTCCGCCGCCACCGCCGCCCCCGCCGCCACCGCCGCTCCCAAACCCGACGCCACGTCCGCCCCTCCCATCCGCGTCTAA